A part of Lacibacter sp. H407 genomic DNA contains:
- a CDS encoding T9SS type A sorting domain-containing protein has translation MQKSLLLIYQLIFILLVSAFCNKAIAQSVQTGKSYINISKPTGGTIQNGDQLEIRAVIAVTGSSAYFARYNDTIPTGTTYIANSIRFTTNEGMNYGTPLRTTGLLTDAGGDDEARYNGGVLRVNVGSLTRVGGQTAAYNAVAAPNTIDILPAASGCRIYNTGRPSFFGGTCIIMITYRVTVNTTAGNSFTIAGGAFRYKTANTLSEATLPSVVRYLNRMTVMVTDPLPVCSTVGGNSITGNGGNFGSGSTQNLSPVPAAGTVVPGYQWRAFAAPTSGPNDSMFTVANNTSPTGSTNASLAYPNSNRQFNLWDIIGDHTNAADPLAGNPATTPGQPGGYMAVVNAAYGINNAVQQTVSGLCPDTYYEFSAWFRNICRRCSSDTSGKGSGTTGFKNYMAPVVPNTNDSAGVLPNLTFQVDGMDYYTTGNLDYNGQWVKKGFLFRTAPGQTSVNIVIRNNAPGGGGNDWVMDDVAFSTCLPGLNMRPSNNPVYCNNGQVDMSVIVQSFYSNYQYYRWERSIDNGASWNNAPMSPSAQTFSYTYNSPYYVDTVAYPSFIANPSNSGHRFRIRVGTSLTNLGNNSCASYNNTDVISLGLNATCDVLPASFIRVNSSLINRHAKLIWDIADEQPNTSYSIERSENGMQYAETGKINGALLLRYVWNDPVAAHQRTYYRVKMITGSAVKYSKVVVVAQQGYELDMQVFNNPFHERILIDFTSDKQRPVTIQLIDITGRVTHERKQLLTAGINTVQLELNDNASSGIYILQVLYEGKSIQKKLIGN, from the coding sequence ATGCAGAAATCTCTACTCCTTATTTATCAACTTATTTTTATTTTACTTGTCTCGGCTTTTTGTAACAAAGCGATCGCACAATCTGTGCAAACCGGAAAAAGTTATATCAACATCAGCAAGCCAACAGGTGGTACAATTCAAAATGGTGATCAATTAGAGATACGTGCTGTAATTGCTGTAACAGGCAGTTCTGCTTATTTTGCGAGGTACAACGATACAATTCCAACAGGCACCACCTACATTGCAAATTCAATCCGCTTTACTACGAATGAAGGAATGAATTATGGCACGCCGTTACGGACAACGGGCTTACTCACCGATGCAGGTGGGGATGATGAAGCACGATATAATGGAGGCGTGTTACGTGTAAACGTTGGCAGCCTTACAAGAGTTGGAGGGCAAACCGCTGCATACAATGCTGTTGCTGCACCCAATACGATCGATATCCTTCCGGCAGCATCTGGTTGCAGAATTTATAATACAGGTCGCCCGAGTTTTTTTGGAGGTACATGTATCATCATGATCACTTACAGAGTAACGGTGAATACAACTGCCGGTAATTCCTTTACAATAGCCGGAGGTGCTTTTCGATATAAAACAGCCAATACATTGAGCGAAGCAACATTGCCCAGTGTTGTTCGCTACTTAAACCGAATGACGGTGATGGTAACAGATCCTCTTCCTGTTTGCAGCACTGTAGGCGGTAATTCAATTACAGGTAACGGTGGAAATTTCGGGAGCGGTTCTACACAAAATTTAAGCCCGGTTCCTGCTGCGGGAACGGTAGTGCCGGGGTACCAATGGCGTGCGTTTGCAGCACCAACTTCGGGACCTAACGACAGCATGTTTACGGTTGCTAACAACACCAGCCCAACCGGCAGTACCAACGCAAGTCTTGCTTATCCCAATTCAAACCGTCAGTTTAATTTATGGGACATCATCGGCGATCATACCAATGCAGCTGATCCGTTGGCGGGCAATCCGGCAACAACACCCGGACAACCCGGAGGTTACATGGCTGTGGTAAATGCTGCCTACGGTATTAATAATGCAGTACAGCAAACAGTAAGTGGTTTGTGCCCGGATACATACTATGAGTTTTCCGCATGGTTCAGAAATATATGCCGCAGGTGTAGCAGTGATACTTCGGGCAAAGGTTCAGGAACCACAGGATTTAAAAACTATATGGCTCCTGTTGTTCCTAACACAAATGATTCTGCAGGAGTATTACCTAATCTTACTTTCCAGGTTGATGGAATGGATTATTATACAACGGGTAATCTTGACTACAATGGCCAATGGGTTAAGAAGGGTTTTTTATTTAGAACAGCGCCGGGTCAGACATCTGTAAATATTGTCATTCGTAATAATGCACCCGGTGGTGGTGGTAATGATTGGGTGATGGATGATGTTGCGTTTTCAACTTGTTTACCCGGATTGAATATGCGGCCATCAAATAACCCTGTTTATTGTAATAACGGGCAAGTTGACATGTCAGTAATTGTACAATCTTTTTACAGCAACTATCAATATTATCGTTGGGAACGAAGTATTGATAATGGTGCTTCCTGGAACAATGCACCAATGTCCCCGAGTGCTCAAACCTTCAGCTATACTTATAATTCACCTTATTATGTTGATACTGTTGCGTACCCAAGCTTTATTGCCAATCCTTCAAATAGTGGGCATCGTTTCAGAATTCGTGTTGGCACATCGCTCACTAATTTAGGTAACAATAGTTGTGCTTCATACAATAACACTGATGTTATTTCACTTGGATTAAATGCCACTTGCGACGTATTGCCTGCAAGTTTTATAAGAGTAAACAGCTCTCTCATTAATCGTCATGCAAAACTGATCTGGGATATTGCAGATGAACAACCAAATACTTCTTATAGTATTGAACGAAGTGAAAATGGAATGCAATACGCAGAAACAGGAAAAATTAACGGAGCATTACTGTTACGATATGTGTGGAATGATCCTGTAGCTGCTCATCAAAGAACATACTACAGAGTGAAAATGATCACAGGAAGTGCTGTTAAATACAGCAAAGTAGTTGTTGTAGCGCAGCAAGGATATGAATTGGATATGCAGGTATTTAATAACCCTTTTCATGAACGCATACTTATTGATTTTACAAGCGACAAACAACGTCCTGTAACAATTCAACTGATTGATATCACCGGCAGAGTAACACATGAACGGAAACAACTATTAACTGCCGGAATCAATACAGTTCAGCTTGAACTAAACGACAATGCATCTTCGGGTATCTATATTCTTCAGGTATTGTATGAGGGAAAATCAATTCAGAAAAAACTAATTGGTAATTAA
- a CDS encoding PQQ-dependent sugar dehydrogenase, which translates to MKRILFISFFCAISFISYAQPANNDCAGAISVVVNSDATCTSTTSGTTIAATQTITRCAGGTTADDDVWFNFIATASSHVITITPSGASPITNIVLEAYSGDCSSLSSYGCVNNTSGSSSETTTLTGLTSGVTYYFRVYSSGNGSGQGTFTACVSLLPPPSNDVCTGATNISPVTICGATTNQTLLNATTTGSPTNGAGTTRDVWYTFTTPANIRNVQIAASNFGGSLTSSNTFIEAFTSSSCAAGVFTGTSIGTTASGTSSLSLTNLTPATQYYFRVFTTGTATGGTAANWGFDICVSYTAVPSNDNCAGALVLTSGTTNSTGSVLNAAASGTTVGCATGTPDDDVWFSYTTGSTQTYASITVTPGATLSANGAMIQVYSGACGSLASIACGQGELTISSGLAPSTQYYIRVYSSSAYSTTPAAESVANNFSILVSAPPTSTSITSGKMNEVYRQTILSAANVLADPWEITYGPDNYLWVTEAKGYKLNRIHPVTGAKQVVLDVSQGSTFLPAPDQTFNRQFDISANNPQGGFAGMALHPNFTGASGGENYVYVSYVHTWNGGIVYTNRIVRFLYNHSTNKLESPVSICDTIPGSGDHNSQRMIIAPMTQGGSDYYLFYAAGDMGAGQQFPTSANITRPMKAQHINAYEGKILRFALSDTCSGTGNQKWIPASNPYNDVAPIVGKSAVWSIGIRNNQGFAYNPALNILYGSSHGPFSDDEINIIEGFKNYGHPIVIGYAADGNYNGTTTPGLSTSTSAGVSFGWTGGSYTVDGQAAAASSAPPIGNEVTNMNTINASASLYGAYKDPLFTAYPGTGAGTVSSIWSAATTPGNAGWHSEGWSGLDIYTHTLIPGWKNSLLAAGLKWGRTIRLKLNDAGTAVIPTAGADTVTYFQSTNRYRDIAFAPNGKEIFLSMDRSSAASAATVGNPVATVSACAGCVIKYEFLGYNPTGASPFPSSIPTSIPIDSSTSAGCVTATAVTINASNGNNNLWVPITGPNGNIIAEIDANNNDLGDISTSFFTRTGAPVRTGFGNKYLNRNVTINVQNNPPATPVSVRLYITGKELADMIATSGSNVTSITDLSVFKNNDPCGTTMASSALGQTVTGKYVQSSYGHAIQFDVTSFSSFYFMSSSSTLPFDLFSFTGKAINDNSRLEWVVNNEVDVISYSVERSLDNVNFEEIGKVDAKNIPATNLTYNFIDYNAGKLANKVYYRVHSNENNGAKKYTDIIDVSFGALQDVYVNVFPNPVIEKTTVTINAIADETAQLRVIDNTGRTIQTLEINLVKGKTNLQLDLNNYKPGVYFLDITGKSINEKVKLIKQ; encoded by the coding sequence ATGAAACGTATCCTGTTCATTTCTTTCTTTTGTGCTATTTCATTTATTTCATATGCACAACCGGCTAACAACGATTGTGCCGGGGCCATTTCAGTAGTTGTCAACTCCGACGCAACATGCACGAGTACTACTTCGGGCACGACGATAGCAGCAACCCAAACTATAACTCGTTGTGCTGGCGGAACAACTGCTGATGACGATGTTTGGTTTAATTTCATCGCAACTGCTAGTTCACATGTAATTACAATTACACCAAGTGGTGCATCTCCAATAACCAATATTGTACTTGAAGCATATAGTGGCGATTGCTCAAGTTTGAGCTCATATGGATGTGTGAACAATACGAGCGGTTCTTCAAGTGAAACAACTACTTTGACAGGACTCACAAGTGGAGTAACATATTATTTCAGAGTTTATAGCTCAGGTAATGGAAGTGGTCAAGGTACCTTTACTGCTTGCGTAAGTTTATTGCCGCCTCCCTCCAATGATGTTTGCACAGGTGCAACAAACATCTCACCAGTAACAATCTGCGGTGCTACAACCAATCAAACATTATTGAATGCAACTACTACCGGTAGTCCAACCAACGGTGCAGGTACAACAAGAGATGTTTGGTACACGTTTACAACACCAGCTAATATCAGAAACGTTCAAATTGCTGCTTCCAATTTTGGAGGAAGCCTCACTTCATCTAATACATTTATTGAAGCATTTACTTCTTCCAGTTGTGCTGCGGGTGTATTTACCGGAACTTCTATTGGTACAACAGCAAGCGGCACTTCAAGTCTTTCATTGACAAATCTTACACCAGCCACACAATATTATTTCAGGGTTTTTACAACCGGTACAGCCACTGGTGGTACAGCTGCCAATTGGGGATTCGACATCTGCGTTTCTTACACAGCAGTACCTTCAAACGATAACTGTGCAGGTGCACTTGTACTTACATCGGGTACAACCAATTCAACAGGATCTGTTTTAAATGCTGCTGCCAGTGGAACAACAGTTGGTTGTGCAACAGGAACGCCTGATGATGACGTTTGGTTCAGTTACACAACTGGAAGCACTCAAACTTATGCGAGTATTACTGTAACACCCGGTGCAACATTAAGTGCAAACGGAGCTATGATACAAGTGTACTCAGGCGCATGTGGCAGCTTGGCTAGTATTGCTTGTGGCCAAGGTGAATTAACGATATCAAGTGGACTAGCTCCATCAACGCAATATTACATCAGAGTATATTCATCGTCTGCTTACTCAACTACTCCTGCTGCAGAATCAGTAGCGAATAATTTCAGCATTCTTGTATCGGCACCACCAACAAGTACGTCCATTACTTCCGGTAAAATGAATGAAGTTTACAGGCAAACCATCTTATCGGCGGCAAACGTGCTGGCCGACCCATGGGAAATAACTTACGGACCGGACAATTATTTGTGGGTTACAGAAGCGAAAGGTTATAAGCTCAACAGAATTCATCCTGTTACAGGTGCAAAACAAGTAGTACTGGATGTTTCGCAGGGTAGTACTTTTTTGCCTGCGCCAGACCAAACATTTAATAGACAGTTTGATATTTCAGCCAATAACCCACAAGGAGGTTTTGCAGGCATGGCATTACATCCCAATTTTACCGGCGCATCCGGGGGTGAAAATTATGTGTATGTTTCGTATGTACACACCTGGAATGGCGGCATAGTCTATACAAACAGGATCGTTCGTTTCCTGTATAATCATAGTACCAACAAATTAGAATCACCTGTTTCCATTTGCGACACAATACCTGGCAGTGGTGATCATAATTCGCAACGAATGATTATTGCACCGATGACACAGGGAGGTTCAGATTACTATTTATTTTATGCGGCAGGAGATATGGGTGCCGGGCAACAGTTTCCAACTTCAGCAAACATAACCCGACCAATGAAGGCGCAGCATATTAATGCATACGAAGGAAAAATTTTACGCTTTGCATTGTCCGATACATGTTCAGGTACCGGTAATCAAAAATGGATCCCGGCGTCAAATCCCTATAATGATGTTGCTCCAATTGTTGGCAAAAGTGCAGTTTGGAGCATTGGAATACGAAATAACCAGGGCTTTGCTTATAATCCAGCATTAAATATTTTGTATGGTTCATCGCATGGCCCCTTCAGCGATGACGAAATAAATATCATTGAAGGCTTTAAGAATTATGGACATCCGATAGTGATAGGCTATGCAGCGGATGGCAATTATAATGGAACCACAACGCCGGGTTTGAGTACCAGCACTTCTGCAGGCGTATCCTTTGGATGGACAGGTGGTTCATATACCGTTGATGGCCAAGCAGCAGCAGCATCAAGCGCTCCGCCTATTGGTAATGAAGTAACCAACATGAATACGATCAATGCAAGTGCTTCTTTATACGGAGCCTACAAAGATCCGCTCTTTACTGCCTATCCCGGAACCGGCGCAGGAACTGTTTCTTCTATTTGGAGTGCTGCAACCACACCTGGTAATGCTGGCTGGCATTCAGAAGGGTGGTCTGGTTTAGATATTTACACACACACATTAATTCCCGGATGGAAAAACTCTTTACTTGCCGCTGGATTGAAATGGGGACGTACCATTCGATTAAAATTGAATGATGCCGGTACAGCTGTAATTCCTACAGCTGGAGCCGATACAGTTACTTATTTTCAAAGTACAAACCGATACAGAGACATTGCCTTTGCGCCAAATGGGAAAGAAATTTTTCTTTCTATGGATCGTTCAAGCGCTGCATCAGCAGCAACTGTTGGCAATCCCGTAGCTACAGTCAGTGCCTGTGCGGGTTGTGTAATAAAATATGAGTTCCTTGGTTACAATCCAACAGGTGCGTCACCTTTTCCAAGCAGCATCCCAACAAGCATCCCAATTGATTCAAGCACAAGTGCAGGATGTGTTACCGCAACTGCAGTAACCATCAATGCTTCTAATGGTAATAACAATTTATGGGTACCTATTACAGGCCCTAACGGAAATATTATTGCTGAAATTGATGCAAACAACAACGATCTTGGCGATATCAGTACATCATTTTTTACAAGAACGGGAGCACCGGTAAGAACTGGGTTTGGCAACAAATATTTAAACCGTAACGTAACAATTAACGTACAAAATAATCCGCCTGCAACACCTGTTTCTGTAAGATTATATATTACTGGAAAAGAACTGGCAGATATGATCGCAACCTCTGGCAGCAATGTTACTAGTATTACTGATCTGTCTGTCTTTAAAAACAATGACCCCTGTGGTACAACAATGGCTTCGTCTGCATTAGGACAAACAGTTACCGGAAAATATGTTCAGTCATCTTATGGACATGCCATTCAGTTTGATGTTACATCCTTCTCCAGTTTCTACTTTATGTCTTCGTCTTCAACGTTACCGTTTGACCTATTCAGCTTTACCGGTAAAGCGATCAATGATAATTCAAGACTTGAATGGGTAGTGAACAACGAAGTGGATGTGATCTCTTATTCAGTAGAACGCAGCCTTGACAATGTAAACTTTGAAGAGATCGGAAAGGTGGATGCTAAAAACATCCCGGCTACAAACCTCACCTACAATTTCATTGATTACAATGCAGGCAAACTGGCAAACAAAGTTTACTACCGTGTACATTCAAATGAAAACAATGGTGCTAAGAAATATACCGATATCATTGATGTAAGTTTTGGAGCACTACAAGACGTTTACGTAAATGTGTTCCCGAATCCGGTTATCGAAAAAACAACTGTTACCATCAATGCTATTGCTGACGAAACTGCTCAATTAAGAGTAATTGACAATACTGGTCGTACTATTCAAACACTGGAGATCAACCTTGTAAAAGGTAAAACCAACTTACAACTTGATCTGAATAATTATAAACCAGGTGTTTACTTCCTTGATATTACCGGCAAATCAATCAATGAAAAAGTAAAACTCATCAAACAATAA
- the fumC gene encoding class II fumarate hydratase: MSFRIEKDTMGEVKVPVNAYYGAQTQRSIDNFKIAQDINRMPKEIIRAFAYLKHAAAITNNEAGVLPKKKAVLIGKVCKEILEGKLDDFFPLVVWQTGSGTQSNMNVNEVIAYRGHVINGGKLDDKEKYLHPNDDVNKSQSSNDTFPTAMHIAAYKILIETTIPGIEKLRNTLDKKAKAYKKVVKIGRTHFMDATPLTVGQEFSGYVSQLDHGLKAIKNTLAHLSELALGGTAVGTGINTPPKYDVNVAKHIAKLTKLPFKTAENKFEALAAHDAIVEAHGALKTVAVSLMKIANDIRMLSSGPRSGIGEIFIPDNEPGSSIMPGKVNPTQCEALTMIAAQVMGNDVAINVGGAMGHFELNVFKPVMIYNFLHSARLIGDGCVSFNDKCAVGIEPIEANIKKHVENSLMLVTSLNTKIGYYKAAEIAQKAHKQGTTLKEMAVKLGYVTPEQFDEWVIPANMVGKI; the protein is encoded by the coding sequence ATGAGCTTCAGAATTGAAAAAGATACAATGGGAGAAGTAAAAGTTCCCGTTAACGCTTATTACGGTGCACAAACCCAACGCAGCATCGACAATTTTAAAATTGCACAGGATATCAACCGCATGCCAAAAGAAATTATCCGTGCATTTGCTTATCTGAAACATGCAGCCGCTATTACAAACAATGAAGCAGGTGTGTTGCCGAAAAAGAAAGCTGTGTTGATCGGTAAAGTGTGTAAAGAAATTCTGGAAGGAAAGCTGGATGATTTTTTTCCCTTAGTTGTTTGGCAAACCGGTAGCGGTACACAAAGCAATATGAATGTGAACGAAGTGATTGCTTATCGTGGTCATGTGATCAATGGGGGTAAACTTGATGATAAAGAAAAATATCTGCATCCAAATGATGATGTAAACAAAAGCCAAAGCAGTAACGATACATTCCCAACTGCGATGCATATTGCGGCATATAAGATTCTGATAGAAACAACGATTCCCGGAATAGAGAAGTTGCGGAATACATTAGATAAGAAGGCAAAGGCTTATAAGAAAGTAGTGAAGATCGGTCGTACGCATTTTATGGATGCAACGCCGCTTACAGTAGGGCAGGAGTTCAGCGGTTATGTATCGCAATTAGATCATGGATTGAAAGCGATCAAAAATACATTGGCACATTTAAGTGAATTGGCATTAGGTGGTACTGCAGTTGGTACAGGTATCAACACACCTCCAAAATACGATGTGAATGTAGCCAAGCATATTGCCAAACTCACTAAGCTTCCGTTCAAAACGGCCGAGAATAAGTTTGAAGCGTTGGCAGCACATGATGCTATTGTTGAAGCACACGGTGCATTGAAAACAGTTGCAGTTAGCTTGATGAAGATCGCAAACGATATTCGTATGTTGAGCAGTGGCCCACGCAGCGGTATTGGTGAAATTTTTATTCCTGATAATGAGCCAGGTTCTTCTATTATGCCAGGTAAGGTAAACCCAACTCAATGCGAAGCATTAACTATGATCGCTGCACAAGTAATGGGTAATGATGTAGCAATCAATGTTGGTGGTGCAATGGGGCATTTTGAATTGAATGTATTTAAACCTGTAATGATCTACAACTTTCTGCATAGTGCAAGATTGATAGGTGATGGTTGTGTAAGCTTTAATGATAAATGTGCAGTGGGCATTGAGCCAATTGAAGCAAACATTAAAAAGCATGTAGAAAACAGTTTGATGTTGGTTACTTCACTCAACACCAAGATCGGTTATTACAAAGCTGCGGAGATTGCACAAAAAGCACATAAGCAAGGAACAACGCTGAAAGAAATGGCGGTGAAACTTGGTTATGTTACGCCAGAGCAATTTGATGAGTGGGTGATCCCTGCAAACATGGTTGGAAAAATATAA
- a CDS encoding alpha-L-fucosidase yields the protein MTKFIFSIAACFVLTIVCFGQNPNPVPTPQQLKWHNSEFYLFAHFGPNTFTDKEWGHGDEPEDIFNPTELDCRQWCRIAKEAGATGIIITAKHHDGFCLWPSKYSKHTVRESKWKDGKGDVLKELAAACKEFGLNFGVYISPWDRNHPDYGTKKYNDVFVNMMKELFTNYGPITELWWDGANGEGPNGKKQVYDWKRFKETVRKLSPTTVVFSDIGPDIRWVGNEKGIAGTTNWNTLNIDGFTPGLGAPSTDTLNVGNKYGTHWIPAECDVSIRPGWFYHAEEDNKVKSPEELLQLYLKSVGRGTTLLLNVPPDRRGKFHANDSAALVGFRKLRTENFTKNLALRSKGYFIPHNGSRPAPALNDATSQTSETITNFNSVGLIFDIPEKINCIVLNEDLQNGQACAQYRIVLLNKEREVIKELKGTTIGRKRIITFPAIENISIISLVIDEQKKPTVISEIEAYLVSEMLIEK from the coding sequence ATGACAAAATTCATTTTTTCAATCGCAGCTTGCTTTGTCCTCACTATTGTTTGCTTTGGACAAAACCCTAACCCCGTGCCAACGCCTCAACAACTCAAATGGCATAATTCAGAATTCTATCTGTTTGCCCATTTTGGTCCCAATACATTTACCGATAAAGAATGGGGACATGGTGATGAGCCGGAAGATATCTTCAACCCCACAGAGCTTGATTGTCGCCAATGGTGCCGTATTGCAAAAGAAGCGGGTGCAACAGGCATCATCATCACCGCCAAACATCATGACGGGTTTTGTTTATGGCCGAGTAAGTATTCCAAACACACCGTTCGTGAAAGCAAATGGAAGGATGGCAAAGGTGATGTGTTGAAAGAATTAGCTGCTGCCTGCAAAGAATTTGGATTGAACTTTGGTGTTTATATTTCTCCCTGGGACCGTAACCATCCTGATTATGGTACTAAAAAATACAATGATGTATTTGTGAATATGATGAAAGAACTGTTCACCAATTATGGGCCCATTACCGAACTGTGGTGGGATGGTGCCAATGGCGAAGGGCCAAATGGCAAAAAACAAGTGTACGACTGGAAACGTTTTAAAGAAACCGTTCGAAAACTATCTCCAACAACAGTCGTGTTTAGCGATATTGGTCCTGATATTCGCTGGGTAGGAAATGAAAAAGGAATTGCAGGCACAACGAATTGGAACACGTTAAACATTGATGGTTTTACTCCCGGACTTGGTGCGCCCTCAACAGATACTTTGAATGTGGGAAACAAATATGGTACACATTGGATTCCTGCTGAATGTGATGTTAGTATTCGCCCGGGTTGGTTTTATCATGCAGAAGAAGATAACAAAGTAAAATCTCCGGAAGAGTTGTTGCAGTTGTATTTAAAATCAGTTGGGCGTGGTACAACATTGTTGTTGAATGTGCCGCCTGACAGACGAGGGAAGTTCCATGCAAATGATTCGGCTGCTTTGGTTGGGTTTCGGAAACTGAGAACAGAAAATTTTACAAAGAATCTTGCACTAAGAAGTAAAGGTTATTTTATACCACACAATGGCTCGAGGCCAGCGCCTGCTTTAAATGATGCAACTAGTCAAACATCGGAAACAATTACCAATTTTAATTCTGTTGGATTAATTTTTGATATCCCTGAAAAAATTAATTGTATTGTGTTGAATGAAGACCTCCAAAATGGACAAGCTTGTGCGCAGTACAGAATAGTATTATTGAACAAGGAGCGTGAGGTAATAAAGGAGTTAAAGGGTACAACCATTGGAAGAAAGCGGATCATCACATTCCCGGCAATTGAAAATATCAGCATCATCAGTCTTGTAATTGATGAGCAGAAAAAGCCGACGGTGATCAGTGAAATAGAAGCGTATCTTGTTAGCGAAATGCTGATTGAAAAATAG
- a CDS encoding enoyl-CoA hydratase/isomerase family protein: MSYQTLLTSLEDGIFVITINRPDKLNALNKTVIEELSAAVDEVYSNAAIKCAVVTGAGPKAFVAGADISEFLSMGTMDGEALARKGQEMVFNKIEKSPKPIVAAVNGFALGGGCELAMSCHFRLASENAKFGQPEVNLGLIPGYGGTQRLVQLIGKGKGLELMMTAAMIDANEAKQLGLVNYVVAVDELLPKAKELLITIMSKGPNAVGKVIAAVNAFYDSSVNGFDAEIKLFGECFGTEEMKEGVGAFLEKRKANFNQQ; encoded by the coding sequence ATGAGTTATCAAACATTGCTTACTTCTTTGGAAGATGGAATTTTTGTGATTACTATTAATCGCCCCGATAAATTAAATGCACTCAATAAAACAGTGATCGAAGAATTATCTGCTGCTGTTGATGAAGTGTACAGCAATGCTGCTATCAAATGTGCTGTAGTAACCGGTGCCGGACCAAAAGCATTTGTTGCCGGTGCAGATATTTCCGAATTTCTTTCGATGGGCACAATGGATGGTGAAGCATTAGCAAGAAAAGGGCAGGAAATGGTATTCAATAAAATTGAAAAATCGCCCAAACCCATTGTTGCTGCTGTGAATGGTTTTGCATTGGGAGGAGGTTGCGAACTGGCTATGAGTTGTCATTTTCGGTTGGCAAGCGAGAATGCAAAGTTTGGTCAGCCGGAGGTAAACCTTGGATTGATACCGGGTTATGGTGGCACTCAACGGTTGGTGCAGCTTATTGGCAAGGGAAAAGGTCTTGAATTGATGATGACAGCTGCGATGATCGATGCCAACGAAGCAAAGCAACTCGGGCTGGTGAATTATGTTGTTGCGGTGGATGAATTACTTCCCAAAGCAAAGGAGTTACTTATAACGATCATGAGCAAGGGGCCAAATGCAGTTGGAAAAGTAATTGCAGCGGTGAATGCATTTTATGATTCTTCAGTAAATGGATTTGATGCAGAAATAAAACTCTTTGGTGAGTGTTTTGGAACAGAAGAGATGAAAGAGGGGGTGGGAGCTTTTCTGGAAAAGCGGAAGGCGAACTTTAATCAACAATAA
- a CDS encoding cobalamin B12-binding domain-containing protein, whose translation MNRPVRVLVAKVGLDGHDRGAKVIATALRDAGMEVIYTGLRQTPEMVVNAALQEDVDAIGVSILSGAHMTVFPRLLNLMKEKEMNDVLLTGGGIIPDEDVDALTKMGVGKLFLPGTNTQDIAAYIKEWVSKHRNF comes from the coding sequence ATGAACAGACCTGTACGAGTACTCGTTGCTAAAGTTGGACTGGACGGCCACGATCGTGGAGCGAAAGTAATTGCTACTGCACTCCGTGATGCAGGTATGGAAGTAATCTATACCGGCCTTCGCCAAACGCCGGAGATGGTGGTAAATGCTGCGTTGCAGGAAGATGTAGATGCAATTGGTGTAAGTATTTTAAGTGGTGCCCACATGACTGTTTTTCCCCGACTGTTGAATTTGATGAAAGAAAAAGAAATGAATGATGTGCTGCTTACAGGCGGCGGCATTATTCCTGATGAAGATGTGGATGCATTAACAAAGATGGGCGTTGGTAAATTATTTCTGCCCGGTACCAATACACAGGATATTGCGGCTTATATAAAAGAATGGGTGTCAAAACATCGTAACTTCTGA